The region TCCATCGCTCATCAAGTCATGCGCATTCTGGTTCACTCGCGCATTAGCTCAGGCTTAGAGAAATATCGTCGCCAGTATCCTCACGCCGATATTTTGTTAATCGAGCCGCGCCGTGACGATGATCAGATGTTCTCTTATAAGCTGATGAACTATGCTGATCGTCTCTCTATTGCCCGGCATGGTTATGAAGAAACCCTCGAAGCGTTACTCCGACGTTTCAATCATTTTGCCGGTCGCTTCCGCAAGCATGGGATTAGGTTGTCGCGGGCCCGTCTTCAAGTGGCACTAAATAGAATTCGACAAGTCCCCGACGATTCCTACGATCTGATCGAAAGGATCTTGTATCCGCAGCAGAAACAGCGTAAACCACTCAACCGATTGAACACGGTGTTAAATGCCCTGGAGCGCCATTTGGCGCAATTAACTGGTTCGCCGCCATCGAGCGAAGGCACTTCATCGGCCAAAGTCGAACGAGCGGCGTAGTTTTTTGCGTTTACCTGACAGCGCCTAGAGCGGTTTGCGAATCAACCTACCCTGGGGCGCACACTTGCAGCGTGCATGAGCCCGCAGACGGGCGCTCCCCGGGTAAAGGCAATGGAAAATCGCTGTAAGTGAACAAGCTGATGGAACACGGATGACACGGATTCGGCCGATCAACGCGGATCAATCGGCGAAAATCCGCCGCATCCGCCTCATCGGCGTTCTATCCAACTCCCCTGACTGAATGCCGTTCATGGAATACGGATGACACGGATTGGGCTGATCAACGCGGATCAATCCGTGAAAATCCCGCCGCATCCGCCTCATCGGCGTTCTATTCAACCCCACGAGCTTAGAGCGGTTTGTGAATGAGTTTACCCTGGGGAACGCACGGTTCCAGCATGCATTAGTCCGCAAGATGTGGGGCCCCAGCTAAACGCAACTGAAAATCGCTCTAAAGGCGCAGCGTGCGTTTGGATGAGGATCGGAGCTTTCAACCTCAGCACCAGCACGATGAAGAAATTCACTTACGAGGCCTCGTGCGTCTGGACGATGACCAGACGCAGGCTCGGCTGGTTATCATCTTGTGGATGTCTGTTGAGGCCGCTCTGCATATCGCTCGTTTCAAGACGCGGGCCTCAGCCTCGCTCAAGGAGAGCAGAAGCATTATGCTGAGAGCCAATTTCACAACGAGGCAATCGCCCGGTTTTTCGCAGGCTGAGCAGAGTTGCGAAACAGGTTCTAAGGAGCCGCGTCAGCAGCAGGCGTAGCTCGGCCGGCTGCCTTGAACTCTTGCGCTAATCGAACACGCTCTTCGCGGCTCTTGGCCTGGCTGAGCAGGTTCATGAATTGACGTTGTCGCTGCAGCCGCCGCTTTTTTTGACGGTGTCGTCGCTGTCGCAACTCAGCTTTGCGCGTTCCTTGTCCCATACTGTTTTCGGATGCCTCAAATGGTCGTTTGATACAGAGCGGCTAATTATACACATCGGCACGCCGTGCTCAACCTTGAAAAGCAGCGAGCCGTCATGCGGCGCCACAACAAAACACAGGGACAAGCGCCACCTCGCCTTGACCGAGTTGATGAGTTGAGCGCCATCCATCTTCTGCAATGAGGCATAAATTTTTGCTTGATCGCATTCATGGCCAACTGAAAAAATACGCCGATTTAGCTCGATTATGAGCCTTCTGGAAAGGAATTTTCTTAGGATGTTTGGTTGACGAATCAGGTCTCGGTCGCTACAATGCGCGCTTAGAAAATTTCAATTCAGCCCAAAAGCACCGGGGCACAGTCTGGCCCTTTTTCCGTTGATGATGATGTTTGGGTAGTAGACTGTTGGTACAAGTAACCGATGTGGAGGGTGAATGTTCATGACATACCTGTATTACGGATTCATAGGACTGACGACAGGTTTTATGTTGGTAACAGCCATCATCTTGGGCGTATCGTCCGGCCCGTCGCTGGCGAGCGCTCAAATCATAGCAACGACGGAGCCATCAGCGCAGCAAACGGCGCCATCGCCGCTTTCTCAGGATGAGAGCGGCGCCGAGGTCGAAGAAGTTACATCAAATCCACCGGACATCACGACCGACTCCGCAGGATCAGAAAAACAAACATTACATCACTTCATTGCTACAGCCTACTCCCTTCGAGGAACCACAGCCACTGGCATACGTGTCAATCCAGGCAGCGTCGCTGCTGATCCTTCCATTTTGCCGATGGGTTCCGTGATTCGATTACATGCTGGACCCTACTCAGGCATTTATACCGTGCTCGACACCGGGGCGAAAGTCCGCGGAAAACGGTTAGATATTTGGTTGCCG is a window of Blastocatellia bacterium DNA encoding:
- a CDS encoding 3D domain-containing protein, which translates into the protein MTYLYYGFIGLTTGFMLVTAIILGVSSGPSLASAQIIATTEPSAQQTAPSPLSQDESGAEVEEVTSNPPDITTDSAGSEKQTLHHFIATAYSLRGTTATGIRVNPGSVAADPSILPMGSVIRLHAGPYSGIYTVLDTGAKVRGKRLDIWLPSQREAIRFGVRKVKVEIIRYGWNPTKK